In Fusarium oxysporum Fo47 chromosome VII, complete sequence, the following proteins share a genomic window:
- a CDS encoding Homeodomain-like protein, producing the protein MTAHRRGPWSNAEDAYLMNLVQTHGPLNWVQIAQILGSRTPKQCRERYHQNLKPTLNHDPITPEEGLQIERLVHEIGKRWAEIARRLHGRSDNTVKNWWNGSQNRRRRMDRRCAVQTYDDVYSRNRPGLSISTPALPLPRTQFSPLAGPSLRHPVPWVEAPLPSPCPSESAESDISSNYTTAPARQPISLHMPVELPPLHNAHSLSTLASPSSGEHHECQPRLPSFAPHGHLPTAPNSPVQQESQPRKKQDSRMNLSSLLG; encoded by the coding sequence ATGACTGCTCACCGGAGAGGCCCTTGGTCCAACGCCGAAGATGCGTATCTGATGAACCTAGTTCAAACCCATGGCCCTCTCAACTGGGTTCAAATCGCCCAGATTCTGGGCTCAAGAACACCGAAGCAGTGCCGCGAGCGTTATCATCAAAACTTGAAGCCAACTCTCAACCACGATCCTATTACACCTGAGGAGGGCCTCCAGATTGAGCGACTAGTGCATGAAATTGGAAAGCGTTGGGCCGAGATTGCGCGACGTCTTCATGGTCGGAGTGATAATACTGTCAAGAACTGGTGGAATGGTAGTCAGAACCGCCGCAGGAGGATGGACCGTCGATGTGCCGTGCAGACCTACGATGACGTCTACTCCCGCAACCGGCCTGGACTCTCCATCTCGACACCAGCCTTGCCTCTGCCAAGAACACAGTTCTCGCCTCTCGCGGGTCCAAGCCTTCGTCACCCCGTGCCCTGGGTTGaggctcctcttccttcaccATGCCCCTCCGAGTCTGCTGAGTCTGACATCAGTTCTAATTACACCACGGCACCCGCTCGCCAGCCCATCTCGCTCCATATGCCAGTCGAACTACCACCCCTTCACAACGCACATAGCCTGAGCACACTAGCTTCGCCATCTTCCGGAGAGCACCATGAGTGTCAACCTAGGCTACCTTCGTTTGCTCCTCACGGGCATTTGCCTACTGCGCCTAATTCACCGGTGCAGCAGGAGTCTCAGCCTCGAAAGAAACAAGATTCTCGGATGAACCTGTCCTCTCTTTTGGGATGA